Proteins found in one Thalassomonas actiniarum genomic segment:
- a CDS encoding DUF885 domain-containing protein, with protein sequence MSFNKSLLSLALSAGILSGCSVDSTSQSTAAESVAQNTQNMAEKLSESEKANKLFDAIFMEEVNRNPLYQTYIGLKTNYDKWHDLSEENAYKELEFTKKDLARIQALDTDKLDAQTRLNYQLLEQELKDTISDFKWRHHNYPVNQMHGIHAQLPAVMINMHSIDNTQQARDYISRLHGTEKLLKQLIEQLRIREHKGIIPPKFVFGHVIRDSKNLLTGAPFDNSAPSILLNDFTGKVNKLDISEQEKAALIKDANNALLTGYQSGYQALIDYLVKLESKADTRDGAWKLPDGESFYNRALQNTTTTDLTASEIHQIGLNEVKRIHQEMSVIMKKVGFKGTLNEFFDFMRHDPQFYYANDEAGRSRYLKEATAIIDNMKTELDKLFIKLPKADLVVKKVEAFREKSAGKAFYQQPAPDGSRPGYYYANLYDMAAMPVYQMEALAFHEGIPGHHMQNALKLEQEDMPMFRKFGDYTAYGEGWGLYSEFLPKEIGFYQDPYSDFGRLAMELWRACRLVVDTGIHEKKWTRAQGIEYYASNTPNAQSDVIKMVERHVVMPSQATAYKIGMLKILELREKAKQALGNKFDIREFHDVVLSRGELPLNVLETMIDNYISDRQAKA encoded by the coding sequence ATGTCTTTTAACAAATCTTTGCTCTCCTTAGCACTCTCTGCGGGCATACTCAGCGGCTGCTCAGTTGACAGCACCAGCCAGTCAACTGCCGCAGAAAGTGTCGCTCAAAACACACAAAACATGGCGGAAAAACTCAGCGAGTCGGAAAAAGCCAACAAACTATTCGATGCTATCTTTATGGAAGAGGTCAACCGCAACCCCTTGTATCAAACTTACATCGGCTTAAAAACCAATTATGATAAATGGCATGATTTATCCGAAGAAAACGCCTATAAAGAGCTGGAATTTACCAAAAAGGATTTAGCGCGCATCCAGGCCCTCGATACCGACAAACTCGATGCCCAAACCAGGCTTAACTACCAGTTGCTTGAGCAGGAGCTCAAAGACACTATCAGCGACTTCAAATGGCGCCACCACAACTACCCGGTGAACCAGATGCACGGTATCCATGCCCAGCTGCCCGCCGTCATGATTAACATGCACAGCATAGACAATACCCAGCAGGCCCGGGATTATATCAGCCGCCTGCACGGCACCGAAAAACTGTTGAAACAGTTAATTGAACAACTGCGCATCCGCGAGCATAAAGGCATTATTCCGCCGAAATTTGTTTTTGGCCATGTTATCCGCGATTCGAAAAACCTGTTAACCGGCGCACCGTTTGATAACAGCGCCCCCAGCATTTTACTGAATGACTTTACCGGCAAAGTCAACAAACTCGATATCAGCGAGCAGGAGAAAGCTGCGCTTATCAAAGACGCCAACAACGCCCTGCTGACCGGCTACCAGTCAGGCTACCAGGCCTTAATCGATTACCTGGTCAAGCTCGAATCCAAAGCCGATACCCGGGACGGCGCCTGGAAACTGCCCGACGGCGAAAGCTTTTATAACCGCGCCCTGCAAAACACCACCACTACAGATCTCACCGCCAGTGAGATCCACCAGATAGGCTTAAACGAGGTCAAACGCATTCACCAGGAAATGTCGGTGATCATGAAAAAAGTCGGCTTTAAAGGCACACTCAATGAGTTCTTTGACTTTATGCGCCACGATCCGCAATTTTATTATGCCAACGATGAAGCCGGCCGCAGCCGCTACCTCAAAGAAGCCACAGCGATTATCGACAACATGAAGACCGAGCTGGATAAGTTATTTATCAAGTTACCCAAAGCCGACTTAGTGGTGAAAAAGGTCGAAGCCTTCAGGGAAAAGTCCGCCGGTAAGGCCTTTTACCAGCAACCGGCCCCGGATGGCTCCCGCCCGGGTTATTATTATGCCAACCTGTACGACATGGCGGCAATGCCGGTGTATCAGATGGAAGCCCTGGCTTTTCACGAGGGCATCCCCGGGCACCATATGCAAAACGCCTTAAAACTCGAACAGGAAGATATGCCGATGTTCCGTAAATTCGGCGACTACACCGCCTATGGCGAAGGCTGGGGGCTATATTCCGAATTCCTGCCCAAGGAAATCGGCTTTTACCAGGATCCCTACTCGGACTTTGGCCGCTTAGCCATGGAATTATGGCGCGCCTGCCGCCTGGTGGTAGATACCGGCATCCACGAGAAAAAATGGACCCGGGCCCAGGGCATAGAATATTACGCCAGCAACACCCCCAATGCCCAATCCGACGTGATAAAAATGGTGGAACGCCATGTGGTCATGCCGTCCCAGGCTACCGCCTATAAGATCGGCATGTTAAAAATCCTCGAACTGCGGGAAAAAGCCAAACAAGCTTTGGGCAA